The Comamonas sp. 26 DNA window GGGTTACACCCTTGTAGATTTCAAGCTCTACCGGCACGCCAGCCATGCGCAGCATGTCGGCATATTCAACGCCCTCATCGACCAGCGGGTCGCACTCGGCCAAGCCTATCCATGCAGGTGCCACATCATCCACATCAGGGGCCAGCAGCGGCGCAAAGCGCCAGTCTTCTCTGTCCCTGGGGTTGGCAATGTATTGCGCAAAAAACCAGGTGATGGCGGGCTCTTCCAGGACCAGTCCATAGGCATAGCGGCGGTGTGAGTCCGTATCCTGGTGCGCAGTGGTTCCGGGGTAGATCAGCAATTGCAGCGCCAGCTTCAGGCCCGCATTGCGTGCCTCAATTGCACAAGCTGCAGACAAGGTCCCGCCCGCGCTGTCACCGCCCACGGCAATGCGACTGGCATCCGCACCCAGACCAGCGGCATGGGCAGGCAGCCACTGAAGCGCATCCCAGGCATCGTTATGGGCCACGGGAAATTGAAACTGGGGAGCCAGTCGGTAATCCAGCGACACCACCATGCAGCCCGCCAAATGCGCCAGCTGGCGGCAAAGCTGGTCATGCGTAGCCACGCTGCCCACGGTAAAACCGCCGCCATGCAGATACAGCAGCACGGGCAGGCCAACAGCAGGGGCTTCATCCCGCATCACCGGGGCATACAGACGTGCAGGCAGCAGTGCGCCATCGCGTGCAGGTATCTGTAAATCTTCTACACGCGGCAAGGCTTGCTTGGGGATTTCAAGCACGCCAGCGCCAGCCTCATAGGCCATTTTTGCGGCATCGGCTCCCAGTTGGTGCATGGGGGTTCGCGCGGCTCGCCCCATGCGGCGAAGCACATCGCGCATGGAGTTTGTCAGGCTGGCAGGTAAAGCCGCAAAAGAGTCAGGCATGTTCACGATGGATTTTGACAAAAACACAGGCAGGCATTGTGAGGTGCAGACCTCAGCGCTGCATGTCGCCAATTATTCCCCGTAAATCATGAACCGCAACGGGGCAGTAAATCACCACTCAACAGCCACCGCCGATCAATATCAAGGGCATCTTGATGCCGTCTTGATACCGCAGCTGCAAATCTCTACCCGCTCTTGACGGGTGAATTTCTACATTTCTTCCATCGCAACAGGGCGCAATGCAGCGCCTGCGGGAGGAAATGCAATGACATACGACTGGATCGCCACCTTGGCCGTGCTGGCAGCACTGGGCCTGTTTGCCTATTTGGGCTATGCGCTGCTGCGCCCCGAGAATTTTTAAGGGGCTGCCATGCAAGTGCTGCAAGACATCATTTTTGTGAGCCTCACCGTGGTCTGCTTTGTCGGGCTGCTGAGCTTTGTGCGCGCCCTCGCGCGTCTGTAAGGGAGCAAGATCATGTGGCTACCCTGGATCGAATTTGCCGCCGTGCTGACGGCGGTGACGCTGCTGACCATTCCCATGGGGAAATGGCTGGCACGTTGCTTTACAAGTGAGCACCACACGCTGCTGGAGCGGGTGAGCTACCGCATCATCGGCGTGAACCCGGCGCAGCGCATGGGCTGGCAAGCTTATGGCGGTGCACTGCTGATGAGCAATGCGCTGATGCTGCTGCTGGGCTATCTGGTGCTTAGGCTGCAAGGTTGGCTGCCGCTAAATCCGCTGGGTATTGCGGCGCAGACACCTGATCTGGCCTTCAACACTGCAGCCTCTTTCATCACCAATACCAACTGGCAGGCCTATGCGGGTGAAGCCAGTTTGACGAATGCCACGCAGATGGCAGCCATCACCTTTCTGATGTTTGCCGGCGCTACAACAGGTGTAGCAGCTGGTGCAGGTTTTGTGCGCGGTCTGGCACGCTCCAGCAGTCAGGATGTTGGTAACTACTGGGTGGACTATGTGCGCGTGTTCTGGCGCGTGTTACTGCCGCTGTCCTTTGTCATGGCGCTGGTCTATGTCTGGCAGGGCATTCCGCAAACGCTGAATACCCAGACCATTGCTACCACTCTTGAAGGTGCAAAGCAGCAGCTGATGCTGGGGCCGGTTGCCAGCCTGGAAAGCATCAAGCACCTGGGCACCAATGGGGGCGGCTTTTTCAGCATGAATGCGGCGCACCCGTTCGAGAACCCCACACCGCTGACGAATATGCTGCACATCCTGTCGATGCTGCTTATTCCTGCAGGTCTGACCTATGCCTTTGGCTCCATGCTGCTGCGCCGCAAGCAAGGCTGGGTGTTGTTTGGTGCCTGCATGGTGATGTTTGTCGGCTTTTTGAGTCTGGTGTTTGTGGCAGAGCAAAACGGCAGCCAGTTGCTGGCCCGCGCCGGTGCAGATCAGCAATACAGCCTGAGCCAGAGCGGCGGCAATATGGAGGGTAAAGAACTACGCTTTGGCATTGCCGATACCGCCCTGTTTGTCGCCACCACCACGGCAGCGACGACCGGCTCGGTCAACGCCATGCATGACTCGCTGACGCCTCTTGGAAGCATCACGCCGCTGGCGATGATGATGCTCAACTGCGTGTTTGGCGGCGATGGGGTGGGTCTGATCAACCTGATCCAGTACGCCATCCTCACGGTGTTTCTGGCCGGCATGATGATTGGCCGCACGCCAGAATTTTTGGGCAAGAAGATCGAGGTGCGCGAGATCAAGCTGGTCATGCTGTCGGTGCTGGCACACCCGGCTGTCATGCTGGGCCTTACGGCTCTGGCCGTTCTATGGCCCGATGCCACGGCCAGCCTCAACAACCGGGGTCCGCACGGCTTTAGTGAAATTCTGTATGCCTATGCCTCGGCCACAGCCAATAACGGATCGGCCTTTGCCGGGCTGAACGCCAACACACCCTTCTTCAACACCACGCTGGGCCTGGCCATGCTCGGCGGCCGCTATCTTACGCTGCTTCCTTTGCTGGCCGTAGCCGGCAGCCTCGCCGCCAAGGCCACTGTCCCTGCAGGGCCCGGCACCTTTCCCACGGCCACGCCGTTGTTCATGGGACTGCTGGTGTTTGTGGTGCTGGTGGTGGGTGGGCTCACCTTCTTGCCGTCGCTGGCCCTTGGCCCGGTGATTGAGCATTTGCAAATGCTGATCGGCCAACTCTACGCATAAGTATTTTTTTGCCAAAGACCTGCAGCTCACGTGCTCGCAGGTCAAGGAGCAAGTCATGACAACTACCAATCTCACACTTTCCAACACTGCCGTGAATGCGCAGCCCGTCCGCTGGCCCCTGCTGCTAGGCAGCAGCCTGCGCGCAGCCGTTCTGGTTATGCTGGTGGGCGGCATTGCCTACCCCTTGCTAGTCACCGGTATTGCACAAACGGTACTACCCCAAGTGGCCAATGGCAGTCTGCTCGAGCGCAACGGCCAAGTTATTGGCTCGGCACTGATTGGCCAATCTTTCGCGGGTGCGGGTTACTTTCACAGCCGCCCCAGCGCCACCACAGCGCCTGACCCTGATAAGGAAGGCAGCAGCATTGCCGCGCCCTATAACGCCGGGCTGTCTGCAGCCAGCAATCAAGGGGCTACTCACCAGGGCCTGATGGACAGCGTGAGCGAACGCGTGGCGAAGTACCGGACTGATAACCGCCTGGGGACCAGTGCAATGGTGCCGGTGGATGCCGTTACGGCATCCGCATCGGGGCTGGATCCACATATCTCATTGGCCAATGCCCAGCTGCAATTACCTCGTGTGGCGCAGACCCGCGGTCTGCCGCTAGAGCAAGTCCAACCGCTGCTGCAGCAAGCTACTCAGCAGCGCACGCTGGGTGTGCTGGGTGAGCCGCGCGTGAACGTGCTGCAGCTCAATCTGGCGCTGGATGCACTGCAACCCGCTGCCAAGGCTAAGGAGTAAGTCATGAGACATACAACAAACAAATCACCACTGTTCAGTGCGGCACTGGTGCGTACATCACTATGGGATGCGCTGCGCAAGCTGTCGCCGCGCACGCAATGGGCCAACCCGGTCATGTTTGTCGTCTACCTGGGTGCCATTTTGACCACCCTGCTGTGGATGCAGGCACTCAATGATCCCGCATCTACCGATGCAGGCTTTACGCTGGCCATTGCACTGTGGCTGTGGTTCACACTGCTGTTTGCCAACTTTGCCGAAGCTCTGGCCGAAGGCCGCAGCCGCGCCCAGGCCGCCAGTCTGCGCGGCATGAAGCGCGATACCGTGGCCAAGGTGCTGCAACAACCTCGATACGACAGCAGCTGGCTTCCCATGCGCGCCAGCGAGTTGCGCAAGGGCGTGACCTTGCTGGTCGAAGCGGGTGATGTCATTGCACTGGACGGTACGGTCATTGAAGGCGTTGCCTCAGTGGACGAAAGCGCCATCACGGGTGAATCAGCCCCTGTGATTCGCGAAGCTGGGGGCGATTTTTCGTCGGTCACCGGTGGCACTCGCGTGCTGTCTGACTGGCTGGTGGTTGAAGTCACCGTCAACCCCGGTGAATCGTTTTTGGACCGAATGATCTCCATGGTCGAATCGGCCAAGCGCCAGAAAACACCCAACGAGCTGGCGCTGACGATTTTGCTGGTCGGCCTGACACTGGTATTCCTGCTCGTCATCGTCACGCTGTGGCCGTTCTCCACCTTCGCCGTGGCGCAAGCAGGAGCCGGAAACGTGGTGAGCATCACGGTGTTGATTGCGCTGCTGGTCTGCCTGATTCCCACCACCATCGGCGGCCTGCTATCGGCCATTGGCGTGGCGGGCATGAGCCGCATGATGCAGGCCAATGTGATCGCAACCTCGGGCCGCGCAGTGGAAGCAGCCGGTGACGTGGACGTGCTGCTGCTGGACAAGACCGGCACCATCACTCTGGGCAACCGTCAGGCCAGCGAGTTCTTTGCGGCCCCCGGCGTGAGCATGCAGCTGCTGGCCGAAGCGGCACAACTGGCATCGCTGGCCGACGAAACCCCAGAAGGCCGCAGCATCGTGGCGCTGGCGCGTGAACACTACGGCCAGCCAGAGCGCAGCGTGGCCGATATTCAAACGGGCCAACCGGTGGAGTTTGTCCCCTTTACCGCCCAGACCCGCATGAGCGGTATCGATATAGGCCCGCGTAACCTGCGCAAGGGTGCAGCCGATGCAGTGCGCCGCCATCTGGAAGCACTGGGCGGCCAGTTCCCCGGCCAGGTACAGCTGGCGGTGGACAATGTTTCGCGCAAAGGCAGCACGCCGCTGGTGGTAGCCGATGGTGCCAAGGTACTGGGCGTGATCGAGCTCAAAGACATCGTCAAGCCCGGCATGAAAGAGCGCTTTGCCGAGCTGCGCCGCATGGGCATCCAGACCATCATGGTGACCGGCGACAATCCGCTCACCGCCGCCGCCATCGCGGCCGAGGCAGGTGTGGATGACTATCTGGCCGAAGCCCGGCCCGAGGACAAGCTGCAGCTGATTCGCAGCCACCAAGCTGCAGGCCGTCTGGTAGCCATGACGGGTGACGGCACCAACGATGCCCCTGCGCTGGCTCAGGCCGATGTGGCCGTGGCCATGAACAGCGGCACGCAGGCCGCCAAAGAGGCGGGCAATATGGTGGACTTGGACAGCAACCCAACCAAGCTGATCGAGGTGGTGGAAACCGGCAAGCAGATGCTGATGACGCGGGGCGCACTGACCACCTTCAGCATTGCCAACGATGTTGCCAAGTATTTCGCCATCATTCCTGCCGCTTTTGTGGGCACCTATCCGCAACTGGCTTCACTCAATGTGATGCAGCTGCACAGCTCAGACTCGGCCATTTTGAGTGCGGTGATCTTCAACGCGCTGATCATCATCGCCCTGGTGCCTTTGGCCTTGCGCGGTGTGTCCTACCGCGCCGTGGGCGCTGCCGTGCTGCTGCGCCGCAATCTGCTGATCTATGGACTGGGCGGACTGATCGTGCCATTTGTCGGCATCAAGCTCATCGACATGCTACTGGCCGCGCTGGGTCTGGTTTAAGCACCGCACCGCTCTCATCTTTCTCCGTTAATCAATACGTCTTGCCTGCCCTGGGCCTGTGGCCCGGGGTGAAAAAGTTTTGTCTGTCGATCATTCATCATGTACGCCTTATCTCTCAAAACACCTCCAACCTGCTTATCCTGCGCTGTAGCGATGGTGGCGCTGGGTGTCTTATTTTTTGTATCCAACAAGGCGCAAGCCCAAGATTTTCAGGCGCAGTCAGCTATAGCTTCTGTAGTCCCTGGGTCGTCTGTGGAGTCTGATCTGCCTGTTGCAGCAACTTCTCCGTTCGCCCTCAGCGGCAGCCTGAGTCTGCTGACCGATTACCGCTTTCGCGGTATTTCGCAAACCTGGCGGGGCGCTGCATTGCAAGGCGGAGTCGAGCTGGCCATGCCTCATGGCTGGTACCTGGGAACCTGGCTATCCAATGTCTCCAGCAACAGCTACCCCCAAGGGCAGAGTCTGGAGCATGATCTCTATGGTGGCTGGCGTGGTGATGTGTGGCCGGACTGGAAGCTAGATGCCGGCCTGCTGCACTATCGCTACCCTGGTGCTCGCCTGAATGCCGATAGTGGAAGCACCAAGCGCTTTGATACCACCGAGGCTTATCTGGGTGCCACGCATGGCGGCTTCAATGTCAAATGGTCGCTGGCACTGACGCCGTACTTCGGTCTGCGCGAGAGCACAGCCGGCTCTGCCTTTGCGACGGCATTGACGCCTGCAGGCAGCAGCCGCGGCAGCCAGTACCTGGATCTGAACTACCAGCACCCGCTGGGCGACTGGGCCACGCTGGGCCTGCATGCGGGCTATACCCATGTGCGCAACTACAGCGAGGTTTCGTATGCCGACTGGCGCGTCTCTCTGGCCAAGACCTGGGGCGCATGGACGGCCTCTGCTGCCTGGGTGGGAACATCGGCCGATGCCCGCTACTACAGCGCAGTCAACAACCAGGGACAGATACGCAGCCTGGAGCGCAGCGGCCTGGTTCTGGCCCTGAGCGCCGCATTCTGATGCTGCAAGAGTGATACGCTGATACCCCAATGCCAAGCAATAACGCTCCCATGGCCCCGCGCCCTGACCCCGATGCACTGGTTGCCCAGCTGCAGGCCGAGCAGCAGCAGGCGCAGCGGGGCAAGCTGCGTATTTACTTTGGCTCCAACGCCGGGGTAGGCAAGACCTGGGCCATGCTGGCCGCTGCCCAGCGGGAACGCCAGTCAGGCCGCCGCATGCTGGTGGGATTGGTTGAAACCCATGACCGAGCCGAGACCGAACAACAACTGCACGGCATGGATCAACTGCCGCGCCGTGCAGTTGTCTATCAAGGCCGGCAGCTCACCGAGTTCGACCTGGATGCCGCGCTGGCGGCTCACCCTGATGTGCTGCTGCTGGACGAGCTGGCGCACAGCAATGTAGCCGGGTCACGCCACCCCAAGCGCTGGCAGGATGTACTGGAGTTGCTGGACGCAGGCATTGAGGTCTGGACGACGATGAATGTGCAGCACCTGGAAAGCCTGAACGATGTGGTGAGCGGCATCGTCGGCATACAGGTGCACGAAACCGTGCCAGACCATATCTTTGATGATGCCAATGAAGTCATCGTGGTTGACATCCCACCGGAAGAGCTGCTCAAGCGCCTGAAGGCAGGCAAGGTCTACCCGCTGGAGCAGGCCGAGCGCGCTTCGCGCAACTTCTTTCGGCTGGGCAATCTGCTGGCCCTTCGCGAGTTGGCTTTGCGCCGCACGGCCGACCGCGTCGACGAGGACATGCGTGACTACCGGCGCGAGCGTGCCATTGGCGATGTCTGGCCCGCCCGCGAGCGGCTGATGGTGGGTATTGGCGGCCGTGCGGGCGACGATGCCCTGGTACGCCAGGTGGCACGACTGGCACGAAGACTGGAGGCCGAATGGCTGGTGGTCTATGTGGATGCGCCCGAGCGCCAGCATCGCCCAAAGCATGTACAGGCATCCATGCTCAAAACACTGGCACTGGCCGCCCGTTTGGGGGCGGACACAGCCACCATTCCCGGTGCTGACGTGGCGCAGGCGCTGGTGGGCTTTGCCCGCGAGCGCAATGCCAGCCACCTGGTGCTGGCCCGTATGGCCCGCACCGGCTGGAAGTGGTGGAGCCGTAGCTTGCCCGAGCAAATCACGCGTTTAGACCCAGGGCTGGATGTACTGGTGCTGTCCGTTCCACTCAATAAAAAAGAGAGCACCCTGCGCCCGCCGGTAGAGCGCCAGCGGCCTGTGGCATGGAAAGGCTACTTGGGCGTCACTCTGGCCTGCTTTGCGGCTGCTGGCCTGGCTGAATTGCTGCTGCAGGTGTTTGCCCCCGCCAATGTAGTCATGCTGTTTTTGCTGGTGGTGGTGCTGTCGGCCCTGCGCTGGGGACGCGGACCCGGCGCATGGGCAGCGCTGCTGTCCGTGCTGCTGTTTGACTTTTACTTTGTGCCGCCGCTCAACTCTTTTAGCGTCAACGACACACAATACGTATTTACTTTTTTCCTGATGCTTGGCGTGGCACTGATCTGCGGCCAGCTCATGGCCAGACTGCGGCATGAAGCCCGTGTGGCCGCAGAGCGCGAACGCCGCGCCGGTGCGCTGGCCCGGCTGGCGCGTGATCTGTCCGGTGCTCTCACGCAGGCGCAGGTGGCAAACATTGCACTGACCACAATGTCAGGCGTTTTCGATGCACAGACTGCGCTGCTGCTACCCGATGCAGAGGAGCAGCTCCATATACAAACTGACAGCGATGCGCCGGTGGATGCCAGCATTGCCCGCTGGGCCATGGAACACGGCCAGATGGCCGGGCAAGGCACAGACACGCTGGCTGCAGCGCCCGCTTTGTATGTGCCGCTGATGGCTCCCGTGCGCTCGCGCGGGGTACTGGTCTTGCTGCTACGCACACCTCAGCGACTGAATGTGCCTGAAGAGCATCGCCTGCTGGACGCCTGCGCCAGCCAGATAGCTTTAGCGCTAGAGCGCGTGCACTTTGTCGAAGTAGCACAGCAAACCCAAGTTGCCATGGAAGGCGAGCGCATGCGCAACACACTGCTGTCTGCCGTTTCTCATGACCTGCGCACCCCGTTGACCAGTATTCTGGGGGCCGCCCAAACGGCCTTGCCTCATGCGCCGCCGGGTCTGCTGGCTGATATGTTGGGACAAATCCACAATCAAGCCCAATCCCTGCAGCAACTGGTAGACAACCTGCTGGCTATGGCCCGCCTGCAACAAGGGGGCGTGCACCTTCAACGTGACTGGATCCCGGTGGATGAGCTGGTGGGTAGCGCACTGGCGCAAATGCGTGAGCGGCTGGCCCAGCACCCCGTACGCACCGCATTGCCTGCAGACTTGCCACTGCTGCAAGTCGATGCCGTGCTGATGGAGCGCGTGCTGGTCAATCTGCTGGACAATGCCGTCAAATACACGCCCGCAGGCACCCCAATTACGATCAGCGCGCAGTTGGACGGCAGCAACTGCTTGGTGGTTATGCAAGATGATGGCCCCGGACTGCCACCACACATGCCCGCCGATCAGTTGTTTGCCCCTTTTACGCGTGGCGTGACGGAATCTTCCATCTCGGGAATGGGACTTGGCCTGGCACTGGCACAGCGCATTGTTCAAGCCCACGGCGGCCGCCTTACCGCAAGTGCCGCCAGCCCCGCAGCCGATGTGCCCGGCACGGCTTTCACCATCTGCCTGCCTGTGCTGCCCCAGCCTCGCCTTGATGAATAATTTCGCATGAACTCCGCCAGCCCCCGCATTCTATTGATTGAAGACGATGCCAGCATCCGCCGCTTTGTGCGGCTGGCGCTGGAAGACGAAGGCTGGCAAGTCTTTGAAGCCGAGACCGCCAAACGTGGTCTGATTGAAGCGGCCAGCCGCCAGCCTGATGCCGTGGTGCTGGATCTGGGTCTGCCCGACGCCGATGGCAAGACCGTCATCAGTGAGCTGCGCAGCTGGAGTCAGTTGCCGATTCTGGTGCTCTCGGCGCGCGATCATGAGGATGAAAAAGTGGCCGCGCTGGATGTGGGTGCCGATGACTACCTGAGCAAACCCTTTGGCGTGCCTGAGCTACTGGCCCGCCTGCGCGTCATGCTGCGCCGCCGCCAGCAGGCCCCCGCCCAGCAGCCCAGCAGCGAGGTGCAGTTTGGCGATGTGCACGTCAACCTCCCCACGCATGAAGTGCGCAAGGCAGGTGCGCCCATACACCTGACCCCCATCGAGTTTCGCCTGCTCGCCGCGCTGATCGCCGGGCAAGGCCGCGTGCTGACCCATCGCCAGCTGCTGCTGCAAGTCTGGGGGCCAGAGTATCTGGATCGCCCCCACTATCTGCGGGTACACATGGCCAATCTGCGGCAAAAAGTGGAGAACGATGCAGCGCAGCCCGCGCACCTGATGACCGAGTTGCAAGTGGGCTATCGCCTGATTCTTGATCCAATACATCATTAAGCTGCACAGCCTGAGTATGTAGAGACGCTTTTTTGCGTTCCCGCTGCCATGACCCACACAGCTCATGTCCCCCGCGCGACGATTTAGACATGATCCTCAGGGTTTGCGTTCTTGGCCCTGAGCCTGAGGACTTCTAGATTGTTCTGATCTCTGTTTCGACCGAATAAGCAAACCATGGCTTTTATCAACTACGTCACCCAGATCCAGTTTGATTTTGGCGCCATACAGCTGCTGCGCGCTGAGTGCGAACGCGTGGGCATCAACAAACCACTGATCGTGACCGACCCCGGCGTCAAAGCTGCAGGCATTTTGCAAAAAGCGGTGGATGCGCTGAGCTGCCTGCCCCATGCGGTGTTTGACCAGACACCTTCCAACCCCACTGAAGCGGCTGTGCGCGCAGCGGCTGAAATCTACAAGACCCAGCGCTGCGATGGGCTGATTGCCGTGGGCGGTGGCAGCGCCATTGATTGCGCCAAGGGCGTGGCCATTGCCGCCACGCATGAAGGGCCCTTGTCGCACTACTCCACGATAGAGGGTGGCTCGCCACGTATCACCGAACAAGTGGCACCGCTGATTGCCGTGCCCACGACCAGCGGCACGGGCAGCGAAGTGGCACGCGGTGCCATTTTGATCGTAGATGACCACCGTAAGCTGGGCTTTCACAGCTGGCATCTGGTGCCCAAAACTGCCATCTGCGACCCTGAACTGACCTTTGGCCTGCCCCCCATGCTGACAGCCGCCACGGGCATGGATGCGATTGCCCATTGCATGGAAACCTTTATGGCCGCCGCCTTCAACCCACCTGCGGATGGCATTGCGCTTGATGGCTTGACACGCGGCTGGGCGCATATCGAACGCGCTACCCGCAATGGGCAAGATGCAGAAGCCCGCCGCCAGCTGATGAGCGCCAGCATGCAAGGTGCAATGGCATTCCAGAAAGGCCTGGGCTGCGTACACAGCCTGAGCCACAGTCTGGGCGGTGTGAACCCGCGCCTGCACCACGGCACGCTCAACGCCATGTTTTTACCGGCCGTTGTGCGCTTCAATGCTAGCTCCGAAAGCGTGCAGCGCGAAGATCGCCTGAACCGCATGGCCCATGCAATGAACCTGAGCAGCGGCAGCGACATTCCCGATGCGATTCGCGAGATGAATGCCCGACTGGGCCTGCCCACCGGCCTTACCGCCATGGGCGTGGAAAGCGCGCAGTTTGAAGCCATCATCAGCGGCGCGCTCAAGGATCATTGCCATGCCACAAACCCGCGCCTGGCTACCGTTCAGGACTACGAGCAGATGCTGAGCACATCACTCTGATACGACACTGAAGTCTGCCCGCCAAAACAACACCGCCCTCCGCACCAATATGCGGAGGGCGGTGTTGCATCATGCTCAAATTCAAGTCTCGGAGACAGACCCTTGTGCTGGCCCTTGTTTCAGCACCTCGCGCACTTGCTCCATCAACTGCTGCGCCATGCTACTTAGCACGGCCAGTTCATCCTCAGACAAGTTGCGAGGTTCATCATCCAAGATGGCAAAGCAGCCCAGTACATGGCCTTTTTTATCGGTCAAGGGCACGCCCGCATAAAAACGCAGCTTCAGGCTTTGCACTGTTGGGTCAGCCGCAAAGCGCGGGTCTCGCGCCAAGTCACCCACCACAATGGCTTCTTCGTCATACACCACATAGGATGAAACCGTGCTCTCGCGCGGAAGACTGTGCAGCACCGTTCCTTCATCAGTCGATGGCAGCAAACTGCCCGGCGTATAGACCCTGTCTGCATCCACCCATGAGACCTGCGCCCATTTGACGTTGAAGGCGTTGATCGCCTGCTTGGCAGTCTCGTGATAAAGCAGCGTCAGCGACGGGCTCAGCACCCCACTGGCATGCAGCGCTTTGACGCGCTGCGCATCACCTTCAGGGATCGGCGCGGCAATCACGCTTTCACCCGAGTCATACACCTGCATGGCTTCTACCCACAGATGCAGCTCATGCAGACTGGTCACGCAGGCCTGCGCACCGCACTGCTCTGCAAAATGAGGGTCTGCAGCCACGGCAGGTGCATTCCACAGGCACAAAACCACACGTGCCCGTGGCCAGTGGCGGCGAATACGGCGCACCATGCGCCGCGCCATGCTTTGGGGCTGGTTGCTAAAAATAGAGAGCACTAGCAGGTCCGAGGTCTGCATGGCCTTGGCCCATGCTCCATCTCCCAGCTGTCCATTCGCATCTGGTAGCAAGGCCTGTGAATCGGTGGTCAAAGCCCATTCAGAGCAGCTCACCTCATGGCCATGCAAGCTCTCGGTGTGCGCCACCATGGCCGCGCCTAGTGCATCGACCTCCCATCGTGCGCCAGCGCAATGAATACGCAAGCGGCGACGTTGATCGCTTTCAGGCAAAGGGGCACCGCGGCGCTTACCGCCGACATAAGGAGCATAGTGATCGCGCAACTCTTCAAGCAAGGCCCCCATGCCGTTGGACAGACGCAGTCGATGCTCGGCAGTGGCTGACTCCAGATGCTGCTGAGTGGCAATGCGCAGGGCAGGAATGGCCACTTCATCGTAAAAGCTGCTGATGGCATTGGCACGGTCTTCCGATGTGGGCTTTGATGGCAGGCGCTCTTCCACAGACTCCACGGCCATGCTGATGGCGTCATCCGCATCATCAGCCAGCAAACGCTGATAAAGCCGCTGCTGCGGGCCCAGCACAGGCTCGCTACCCAGCAAAACTTCCATGAATTTAAGCGAGGGAATATAGCGTCCCAGCACCAGTAAACACACCGTCAGTGGCGTGGAAAGAATCAGACCAATAGGGCCCCAGAGCGCCGTCCAGAAAGTCGCCGCCACAATGATGGACAGGGT harbors:
- a CDS encoding AI-2E family transporter, with protein sequence MQLVDLVPALRLLIGLLIAFIVILALFYGRDMLIPLALAMLLGFLLDPAVSRLKRWGLPRMASAIVVVVFALAALGGLGMYLGSQVQQLSADLPTYQSTIREKLRGLRKSVNMPSAWDGVFKTYNTLEKEIASTDGATARVQKVEVQSPESKPTTRMLQWLVRIVEPVTTAGIVLLFVILILLDRDDLRDRLLRLMGGNLHVATDALDEASERIGKYLRMQFIVNVSYGVPLAAGLWFIGVPGAILWGVLGAIMRFVPYVGAMMSAVFPLVLAFAVDPSWNMFLMTLGLILLLELISNNVIEPWLYGASTGLSTLSIIVAATFWTALWGPIGLILSTPLTVCLLVLGRYIPSLKFMEVLLGSEPVLGPQQRLYQRLLADDADDAISMAVESVEERLPSKPTSEDRANAISSFYDEVAIPALRIATQQHLESATAEHRLRLSNGMGALLEELRDHYAPYVGGKRRGAPLPESDQRRRLRIHCAGARWEVDALGAAMVAHTESLHGHEVSCSEWALTTDSQALLPDANGQLGDGAWAKAMQTSDLLVLSIFSNQPQSMARRMVRRIRRHWPRARVVLCLWNAPAVAADPHFAEQCGAQACVTSLHELHLWVEAMQVYDSGESVIAAPIPEGDAQRVKALHASGVLSPSLTLLYHETAKQAINAFNVKWAQVSWVDADRVYTPGSLLPSTDEGTVLHSLPRESTVSSYVVYDEEAIVVGDLARDPRFAADPTVQSLKLRFYAGVPLTDKKGHVLGCFAILDDEPRNLSEDELAVLSSMAQQLMEQVREVLKQGPAQGSVSET
- a CDS encoding iron-containing alcohol dehydrogenase, coding for MAFINYVTQIQFDFGAIQLLRAECERVGINKPLIVTDPGVKAAGILQKAVDALSCLPHAVFDQTPSNPTEAAVRAAAEIYKTQRCDGLIAVGGGSAIDCAKGVAIAATHEGPLSHYSTIEGGSPRITEQVAPLIAVPTTSGTGSEVARGAILIVDDHRKLGFHSWHLVPKTAICDPELTFGLPPMLTAATGMDAIAHCMETFMAAAFNPPADGIALDGLTRGWAHIERATRNGQDAEARRQLMSASMQGAMAFQKGLGCVHSLSHSLGGVNPRLHHGTLNAMFLPAVVRFNASSESVQREDRLNRMAHAMNLSSGSDIPDAIREMNARLGLPTGLTAMGVESAQFEAIISGALKDHCHATNPRLATVQDYEQMLSTSL
- a CDS encoding response regulator → MNSASPRILLIEDDASIRRFVRLALEDEGWQVFEAETAKRGLIEAASRQPDAVVLDLGLPDADGKTVISELRSWSQLPILVLSARDHEDEKVAALDVGADDYLSKPFGVPELLARLRVMLRRRQQAPAQQPSSEVQFGDVHVNLPTHEVRKAGAPIHLTPIEFRLLAALIAGQGRVLTHRQLLLQVWGPEYLDRPHYLRVHMANLRQKVENDAAQPAHLMTELQVGYRLILDPIHH
- a CDS encoding sensor histidine kinase KdpD, whose product is MAPRPDPDALVAQLQAEQQQAQRGKLRIYFGSNAGVGKTWAMLAAAQRERQSGRRMLVGLVETHDRAETEQQLHGMDQLPRRAVVYQGRQLTEFDLDAALAAHPDVLLLDELAHSNVAGSRHPKRWQDVLELLDAGIEVWTTMNVQHLESLNDVVSGIVGIQVHETVPDHIFDDANEVIVVDIPPEELLKRLKAGKVYPLEQAERASRNFFRLGNLLALRELALRRTADRVDEDMRDYRRERAIGDVWPARERLMVGIGGRAGDDALVRQVARLARRLEAEWLVVYVDAPERQHRPKHVQASMLKTLALAARLGADTATIPGADVAQALVGFARERNASHLVLARMARTGWKWWSRSLPEQITRLDPGLDVLVLSVPLNKKESTLRPPVERQRPVAWKGYLGVTLACFAAAGLAELLLQVFAPANVVMLFLLVVVLSALRWGRGPGAWAALLSVLLFDFYFVPPLNSFSVNDTQYVFTFFLMLGVALICGQLMARLRHEARVAAERERRAGALARLARDLSGALTQAQVANIALTTMSGVFDAQTALLLPDAEEQLHIQTDSDAPVDASIARWAMEHGQMAGQGTDTLAAAPALYVPLMAPVRSRGVLVLLLRTPQRLNVPEEHRLLDACASQIALALERVHFVEVAQQTQVAMEGERMRNTLLSAVSHDLRTPLTSILGAAQTALPHAPPGLLADMLGQIHNQAQSLQQLVDNLLAMARLQQGGVHLQRDWIPVDELVGSALAQMRERLAQHPVRTALPADLPLLQVDAVLMERVLVNLLDNAVKYTPAGTPITISAQLDGSNCLVVMQDDGPGLPPHMPADQLFAPFTRGVTESSISGMGLGLALAQRIVQAHGGRLTASAASPAADVPGTAFTICLPVLPQPRLDE